Sequence from the Oceanispirochaeta sp. genome:
CCTCTCAGATCCCCCCGGTCAACTGAAGTTTGCAGAAAAGACAGGGCCCTGAAGTCCTGACGGACCAGTAGGTAGCGTCCCAATGCAAATGGATCAAAGAGAGGAAAACCTGCTGGAGAAATGAGATACTCCTCCAAAAAATTGACAAGAACGGCCAGGGAGAGTATATCCATATCGTTATGTTCCATGACCCGGTTCAGATCAGGATGATTCCCCGCTTTCAGAAATTCAAACCAGATGTCCGGAATTTCAGCACCAGGGATATCATCGGTCCTATGGATGCCCAGAAGTTCCTCTTCAACCGTACCAAGACGGCAGTTGGGCATTCTGTTCCTGAAGAAAGACCTCACAGGGTACAGGAGGTCCAGCTGAGCCCCCATACGGCAGGAGATGCGATTCATAAGAAAGCGGGTCTCTAGAAGGGGTTTGTCAAAGGATTTACCATTATAGGAGAGAAAAAGTTGTGATCCTTCAATCTCTTTTTTCAGATGTGTCAGCAAGGCGGGTTCGCCGGGATAATCTCTCAGAAAATACTGAGTGATTTTAAACTCATCCCCCTCCTGCCGTCCGATGCCTACCAGAAAGGCAATATTCCCGGCTCCTCCTGACAGACCTGTTGTTTCGGTGTCATAAAACATCCACTTTTCCAGAGGAGGATACTCATTCAGTAGAATGGAACTGGACCTGAATCCCTTCAAGGGGGACGCACAGCGGCGTTCCCGGACCCAAAGATCCTCTTCCAGAACCTTCCATCCTCCCCTGAGGGAAATGGGAATCTCATGGCTTGTTTCAAGTCCAGTGAGAAGGTGATGAGAAGCAGGATCGGGAAGGCGAGAGCTCCCCTTCTGTGTCTTTTTCAGACGTGCCAGGCGGTCGGACAGACCGGGTTTCATGTATTTGCCTTCAGCCAGGCTGCCAGAAAATCACGGGTGAGGAGACGGGGATTGGATTCGAACTGATCCTGCTGATCCAGAGGCCCTACACAGGAGGGACAACCCTGTTGACAGCTGCAGTCTGAAACAAGATCCAGACAGGCTTGAAAAATTTCTTTCATCTTGATAGAGAAGTTATCTGCCAGACCGATGCCTCCGGGATATGTGTCATATACAAAGACCCCGGGACACTCAAAATGCGGGTCCCTCACCCTTCCGGTAACACCGATATCCGTTCCCCGGCAGAGGAGAAAAAGGGGCGCTGTATTGCGTATCAGTGTGGACACCCGGGAAAGAACCGGTGCCATCATCATATGGGGGATCATCTGAAAGGCCAGACCACCGGGAGACTCACCGGTCAAAGAGAGAAAAATCGCCCTGGTATGGATTTCTTCTTCGGGAAGATGGATCTCGCCATAACCGATATTCTCATGAGTCTGATACTTAATTTTTTTATATTTAGAAACTTCATTCCGTAAAAGAATGTCACAGTGAGTCACAAGCTGACCCTCCGCGATGGATGTTCCGTCCTCTTCAAGAACCTTGATGTCTGATTTCAGGATGGAGTCGGTATAGTAATTCACATCCGAAACTTCGACCCTGCAGATGTGATTTTCAAGATCCAGTTTCTTGACGATAAACTGATCTCCCCGGTGGAGGTAGATCGCCTCATCAAAGATCAGCTCTCTGGCCGAATGGCTGTCCATTTCACCAATGACATTATGCTTCCCCTGTGTTGTATCGATGATCACAACATTTTCGGAGGCACCGCTGCGCAGGGAGATCTGTTCCGACGGGTAGGAGCGGTCAGCCCAGTACCAGCTTTCCCCGGTATAACGGAGCACACCGTTTTCTTCCAGATAGGACAGAAGAGAGGACACATCTCCCGGGAATCCCTCTCCCTTGCGGAAAGGGATTTCAAAGGAGGCGCATTTCAGATGGTCCAGCAAGATGAAAAGATTATCCGCGTCGATATAACCAGACTCAGGATTGGCTCCGAAAAAGTACTCGGGAGTCTGCACAAGGTATTGGTCCACAGGTGAACTGGAGGCGATGAAAAATGCCGCGGACAGGGCACTGCTCCGTCCGGCTCTTCCGGCCTGCTGCCATGACGATGAGATAGATCCTGGAAATCCGGCCAGAACGGCCGCATCAAGACCGCCTATATCGATACCCAGTTCCAGGGCATTGGTAGAAACGACTCCCTGAATCGTTCCCTCCCGGAGACCCTTCTCAATCTTTCTTCTTTCACCTGGAAGGTAGCCACCTCTGTAGGCCTCGACGGTGATTCTGTAATTCTCATTGTATATGTTTCTAAGCTTCTTATTGATATAGGATGCCACCAGCTCCGTTTTGACCCTGGATCGGGTAAAGATGATGGTTTTGATCCCTTTATTCAAAAGGCGCACTGCCATCTGCTGAGAGCTGTGAACGACTCCCTTTCTGATGCCCTGTACAGGATCGACCAGAGGAGGATTATAAAAGACCAGATGTTTTTCTCCCGATGGAGCCCCATTTATATTGATCAGGGTGACAGGTTTTTCGATGATGGCCTGGGTCAGCTCCGCAGGATTCCCGATGGTGGCACTACAGCAGATAAACTGAGGATTACTCCCGTAAAAGGCGGCAATCCTTTTCAAACGGCGCAGGAGGTTGCACATATGGGAACCAAACACGCCCCGGTAGGTATGTACCTCATCCAGAACAATATACCGGAGAGACTTAAAAAAATCGATCCACTTGGGATGGTTAGGCAGAATCCCTGAGTGAAGCATATCCGGGTTAGAGATGATGATTCGTCCCGCCTGGCGGGCGGCCATCCGGAGGGAACCCGGTGTATCACCGTCGTAGGTACAGATTTTAACAGGAATTTCATCTCCCAGGACAATGTCGTTCAGAGCGGACTGCTGATCCTGGCTGAGTGCCTTTGTCGGAAACAGATAGAGGGCCCGTGATTCCGGTTCTTCCAACAGGGTCTTCAGAACAGGCAGATTATAACAAAGGGTTTTCCCCGAAGCTGTAGGAGTGACGACACAGATATCCTCTCCACGGGTAGCAGCGTTATAGCAATCAGCCTGATGGGTGTAGAGACGATCAATGCCCCGATTGGTGAGTGCCTTACGAACGACAGAAGGCAGACTCTCGGGAAGAGGGGCAAAATGCCCCTGTGAAGAGGGCAAAATTTCCCATTGTGTCACATTATCCATGAAAGTCTGATTATTTTTCAATTCATCCAGAAAGGCTCTTACATCACTCATGAATGTAGCTTACCATATTATAGGAATATTGCATCTATTTCATGCGAATTTCACACAACTGCATATTCAAGATTGACACAAACATTTATGATTCGAAGTTCAAAATCCATAAGAATGACTGAGGACAAGCCGAAGTTTCTTGACCTTAGGGATTGAGAGCCTATAATGAAGAGAATCCCGAAATCGAAGGGGATAACCATTTTTTCCGGAGTTAAGTTTTTATGACCAAAATATTGAGTGTCGTTCTAGGCGGAGGAAAGGGATCACGCCTCTACCCCCTGACCAAGGAACGCGCCAAGCCTGCTGTACCTTTCGGCGGAAAATTCCGTCTTGTAGATATACCCATCTCCAACTGTATTAACTCAGGACTCAGAAACATATTTGTCCTCACACAGTTCAATACTGCATCCCTCCACTTTCATATAAGCAGTACCTACCGATTTGATACATTCTCCGGGGGTTTTGTTGAAGTTCTGGCGGCAGAGCAAACCTTTGATAACGACGACTGGTATATGGGGACTGCCGATGCGGTGAGAAAAAATGAGTTTCATTTCCGTTCTCAGGAACCAACCCATTATATGATTCTCTCAGGAGATCAGCTGTATAGGATGGATCTGAAAGATTTCTTTAAAAAACACCTGGAAAGCGGTGCGGATGTAACCATTGCCGCCACTCCTGTGACCAGGAAAAATGCAGACCAGTTGGGAATTCTGCAACTGGACAACAAAGGCTATATCAACAGTTTCCTTGAAAAACCAGGACCCCACAAAAATATTGACGAATATAGGATTCCAGCTCTCCGAAAAAAGGCCGATACCATACCCGAACACA
This genomic interval carries:
- a CDS encoding ribonuclease H-like domain-containing protein; its protein translation is MKPGLSDRLARLKKTQKGSSRLPDPASHHLLTGLETSHEIPISLRGGWKVLEEDLWVRERRCASPLKGFRSSSILLNEYPPLEKWMFYDTETTGLSGGAGNIAFLVGIGRQEGDEFKITQYFLRDYPGEPALLTHLKKEIEGSQLFLSYNGKSFDKPLLETRFLMNRISCRMGAQLDLLYPVRSFFRNRMPNCRLGTVEEELLGIHRTDDIPGAEIPDIWFEFLKAGNHPDLNRVMEHNDMDILSLAVLVNFLEEYLISPAGFPLFDPFALGRYLLVRQDFRALSFLQTSVDRGDLRGEVFLSLYWKRQGEWEKAVALWRHILVKRTSPFAAVELAKYLEHKKKDIPAALVLIDSLLRNHPLQNPLLKQDLHHRRARLVRKKESFIADRPSETLE
- a CDS encoding DEAD/DEAH box helicase, which gives rise to MSDVRAFLDELKNNQTFMDNVTQWEILPSSQGHFAPLPESLPSVVRKALTNRGIDRLYTHQADCYNAATRGEDICVVTPTASGKTLCYNLPVLKTLLEEPESRALYLFPTKALSQDQQSALNDIVLGDEIPVKICTYDGDTPGSLRMAARQAGRIIISNPDMLHSGILPNHPKWIDFFKSLRYIVLDEVHTYRGVFGSHMCNLLRRLKRIAAFYGSNPQFICCSATIGNPAELTQAIIEKPVTLININGAPSGEKHLVFYNPPLVDPVQGIRKGVVHSSQQMAVRLLNKGIKTIIFTRSRVKTELVASYINKKLRNIYNENYRITVEAYRGGYLPGERRKIEKGLREGTIQGVVSTNALELGIDIGGLDAAVLAGFPGSISSSWQQAGRAGRSSALSAAFFIASSSPVDQYLVQTPEYFFGANPESGYIDADNLFILLDHLKCASFEIPFRKGEGFPGDVSSLLSYLEENGVLRYTGESWYWADRSYPSEQISLRSGASENVVIIDTTQGKHNVIGEMDSHSARELIFDEAIYLHRGDQFIVKKLDLENHICRVEVSDVNYYTDSILKSDIKVLEEDGTSIAEGQLVTHCDILLRNEVSKYKKIKYQTHENIGYGEIHLPEEEIHTRAIFLSLTGESPGGLAFQMIPHMMMAPVLSRVSTLIRNTAPLFLLCRGTDIGVTGRVRDPHFECPGVFVYDTYPGGIGLADNFSIKMKEIFQACLDLVSDCSCQQGCPSCVGPLDQQDQFESNPRLLTRDFLAAWLKANT